In Xenopus laevis strain J_2021 chromosome 2S, Xenopus_laevis_v10.1, whole genome shotgun sequence, a genomic segment contains:
- the LOC121400386 gene encoding ribosomal protein S6 kinase alpha-5-like, translating into MLASYTIKSQLVAVKIIKKKKKTDYHDIEMEATILRLGHTCPFLSRAYAIFQTESLVLFILEYARGGTLHKLIKRHRYMNSQEAQFYSAELVLGLKYLHKYGIIHRDLEPRNILLDEEGHVQIADFGFAQARKFDSKACHGFWRTFHTNSSADWWSFGVVVYEMATGKLPFSPNGTFQEQLDNITNTEPYYPETLTPEFRDFIQQLLRRR; encoded by the exons ATGTTGGCTTCTTATACCATCAAGAGCCAGCTCGTCGCTGTGAagataataaagaagaaaaagaagacagaCTACCATGATATCGAGATGGAGGCTACAATACTGCGGTTAGGTCACACATGTCCATTTCTTAGTCGGGCATATGCAATCTTCCAAACTGag TCACTCGTGTTGTTCATCTTGGAGTATGCCAGAGGTGGAACGCTGCACAAGCTTATCAAACGTCACCGATATATGAACAGCCAGGAAGCACA gtttTATTCGGCGGAACTTGTCCTGGGTTTGAAGTACCTGCATAAGTATGGGATTATTCATCG CGACCTCGAGCCAAGAAACATCTTACTGGATGAAGAGGGACACGTGCAGATCGCCGATTTTGGCTTTGCCCAGGCTAGAAAGTTTGACTCAAAGGCTTGTCATGG GTTTTGGAGGACGTTCCATACAAACTCATCAGCGGACTGGTGGTCGTTCGGTGTTGTCGTCTATGAAATGGCCACTGGCAAGCTGCCCTTTTCACCAAATGGAACCTTTCAAGAACAGCTGGACAACATCACTAACACGGAGCCATATTATCCAGAAACGCTTACACCTGAATTTCGTGACTTCATACAACAG CTCTTGAGACGAAGGTAG